The following proteins come from a genomic window of Sorghum bicolor cultivar BTx623 chromosome 3, Sorghum_bicolor_NCBIv3, whole genome shotgun sequence:
- the LOC8056149 gene encoding uncharacterized protein LOC8056149 isoform X1 → MAKPGILGRSSAQKSNEGMRIIFSAVVGVMLGYLFGISFPTVNITKLHFPSSIISYIEDRNSGITTQTLLNHAWTSAATHKKNNSASNSDEIPKIYVPTNPKGAERLPPGIVVSETDLYLRRLWGEPSEDLTSKPRYLVTFTVGYAQKANIDAAVRKFSENFTIMLFHYDDRITEWDEFEWSKRAIHVSVRKQTKWWYAKRFLHPDIVARYDYIFIWDEDLGVEHFNAEAYIGLVRKHGLEISQPGLEPDKGLTWQMTKRIGDQEVHKVTEERPGWCSDPHLPPCAAFVEIMATVFSRDAWRCVWHMIQNDLVHGWGLDFALRKCVEPAHEKIGVVDSQWIVHQVVPSLGNQGKAENGKAPWEGVRARCRKEWGIFQTRLTDAEKAYYLAQGITPPKSTVT, encoded by the exons ATGGCAAAGCCTGGAATTTTAGGCCGCAG CAGCGCACAGAAATCAAATGAGGGCATGCGAATCATATTCTCAGCAGTTGTTGGTGTTATGCTAGGGTACTTGTTTGGCATTTCCTTCCCCACAGTTAATATAACAAAG CTTCACTTCCCTTCTAGCATTATCTCCTATATTGAGGACAGAAACTCTGGCATCACAACCCAAACATTATTGAATCATGCATGGACATCTGCAGCTACTCATAAGAAGAACAATTCAGCTTCTAACTCTGATGAAATTCCTAAG ATTTATGTTCCAACAAACCCTAAAGGTGCTGAAAGGCTTCCACCAGGCATTGTAGTGTCTGAAACTGACCTTTATCTCCGGAGATTGTGGGGTGAACCTAGTGAG GATCTTACTAGCAAACCAAGATACCTTGTTACATTTACAGTTGGATACGCTCAAAAGGCAAACATTGATGCAGCAGTGAGAAAG TTTTCAGAGAACTTCACAATTATGTTGTTCCATTATGATGATCGGATAACTGAGTGGGATGAATTTGAGTGGTCAAAAAGGGCCATCCATGTGAGTGTCAGAAAGCAGACTAAATG GTGGTACGCCAAGCGATTTCTACATCCTGACATTGTTGCCCGTTATGACTACATATTTATCTGGGATGAAGATCTCGGTGTTGAACATTTTAATGCAGAGGC GTACATTGGACTTGTTAGGAAGCATGGGCTTGAGATCTCTCAGCCTGGTTTGGAGCCTGATAAAGGTCTGACATGGCAAATGACTAAACGAATAGGTGATCAGGAAGTCCACAA AGTAACTGAGGAGAGGCCTGGCTGGTGTAGCGACCCCCATCTTCCACCATGTGCAGC ATTTGTTGAAATTATGGCAACTGTGTTCTCAAGGGATGCATGGCGCTGTGTATGGCATATGATTCAG AACGACTTGGTCCATGGATGGGGTCTTGATTTTGCTCTTAGGAAATGTGTGGAG CCAGCCCATGAGAAAATTGGAGTCGTTGATTCCCAGTGGATTGTTCATCAAGTCGTCCCATCGCTTGGTAACCAG GGCAAGGCGGAGAATGGAAAAGCGCCATGGGAAGGG GTTAGAGCACGCTGTCGTAAAGAATGGGGGATATTTCAAACAAGGTTGACAGatgctgagaaagcatattACTTGGCGCAAGGGATCACACCACCAAAATCGACAGTAACTTAG
- the LOC8078712 gene encoding uncharacterized protein LOC8078712, with protein sequence MMQDLFSVPSCFSAGEKLPDVPASAAATRSGQSAATLVYRAGIAGQDRLVTVTWCRNLLTHGLTVSIEGSAGGGKDKSGGGSSSSSSSREWSDADGGGGAASKQGCSTACKVEMQPWHFWRKYGAKQFHVDGRAVDVVWDLRSARYSDEPEPLSDYYVAVVSDDEVVLLLGNLKKEAFRRTGSRPSLRDAVLVCKKEHVFSKKRFLTKARFHDRGKLHDISIECSSSNLSGAGVGVDVDMVIKIDGSVNVLVRHLQWKFRGNECISINHLKVQVYWDAHDWLFGTGMRNALFIFKPEPPSTTAVDLHTDECSDFCLLLYAWKLE encoded by the coding sequence ATGATGCAGGACTTGTTCTCGGTCCCTTCGTGTTTCTCGGCGGGGGAGAAGCTCCCGGACGTCCCGGCGTCCGCGGCGGCCACCAGGTCCGGGCAGAGCGCGGCGACGCTGGTCTACCGCGCGGGGATCGCCGGACAGGACCGCCTGGTGACTGTGACGTGGTGCAGGAACCTGCTCACCCACGGCCTGACCGTGTCCATCGAAGGGTCGGCGGGCGGCGGCAAGGACAAGAGCggtggcggcagcagcagcagcagcagcagcagggagtGGAGCGACGccgacggtggcggcggcgcggcctCCAAGCAGGGCTGCAGCACTGCCTGCAAGGTGGAGATGCAGCCGTGGCACTTCTGGCGCAAGTACGGCGCCAAGCAGTTCCACGTCGACGGCAGGGCCGTCGACGTCGTCTGGGACCTCCGGAGCGCGAGGTACTCCGACGAGCCCGAGCCGCTGTCCGACTACTACGTCGCCGTGGTGTCGGACGACGaggtcgtcctcctcctcggcAACCTCAAGAAGGAAGCGTTCCGGCGGACCGGGTCGCGGCCGTCGCTGCGGGACGCCGTCCTGGTGTGCAAGAAGGAGCACGTCTTCAGCAAGAAGCGGTTCCTCACAAAGGCCAGGTTCCACGACAGGGGCAAGCTGCACGACATCAGCATCgagtgcagcagcagcaacctcagcggcgccggcgtcggcgtcgaCGTCGACATGGTCATCAAGATCGACGGCTCCGTCAACGTCCTCGTCAGGCACCTGCAGTGGAAGTTCAGAGGCAACGAGTGCATCTCCATCAACCACCTCAAGGTGCAGGTGTACTGGGACGCGCACGACTGGCTCTTTGGCACCGGGATGAGGAACGCACTGTTCATCTTCAAGCCCGAGCCGCCATCAACCACCGCTGTGGACCTCCACACTGA
- the LOC8078713 gene encoding glycine-rich cell wall structural protein 1.8 yields MDSLVKCGNGYGGYGYGYGYGYGNSKPQMNYNRQNTESVTTVVTEINRMTVNDKPSCYGGGGDVQKQACKVEAFEEHDEAYNGAVAVQKHSFKEEKEERYGAAAVKKHDEYKEEKYGEVIDAEYGAHYGGGAAALKKQQGYGYKQEAYGETEGAAGYGGAHYGAGGMKQGYNYKQEAYGDTEAAAGYGGAHYGAGGGVKKQGGYSYTQEACGESNAGYGAHHGGAGAAVQTYAYDQQAAYGGAVGAAVQQQAYKHKDAASKMNGSQQKMYGYGEAAVDAAGAGYGAHCGGGGVQQQHGYQKDAYGYGAAAGGKVKKNGYQYQEAYGRSDAGGYGAHYGGAGGGAVQQYGYQQKDAYGGATAGGKVKKTGYQYQEAYGGTGAGAGGYGAHYGGGAAAVQKHHGYMQDVYESETESESDESDCDEAFPPRGGVQHSYGAYKQEKHHGAGNLGGVRRYESYETREELGGGRRYESYQSSVQYTGGSGGGGGSGYATCSPIKNRHLLRYGA; encoded by the coding sequence ATGGATTCGCTTGTGAAGTGTGGCAATGGCTACGGTGGCTACGGCTACGGCTACGGCTATGGTTACGGCAACAGCAAGCCCCAGATGAACTACAACCGGCAGAACACCGAGTCCGTGACCACCGTCGTCACGGAGATCAACCGCATGACCGTCAACGACAAGCCCAGCtgctacggcggcggcggcgacgtgcAGAAGCAGGCCTGCAAGGTGGAGGCGTTCGAGGAGCACGACGAAGCGTACAACGGCGCCGTGGCCGTGCAGAAGCACTCCTTCaaggaggagaaggaggagagGTACGGCGCTGCCGCCGTGAAGAAGCACGACGAGTACAAGGAGGAGAAGTACGGCGAAGTAATCGACGCGGAGTACGGCGCCCACTAcggcggtggcgccgccgccttGAAGAAGCAGCAGGGCTACGGCTACAAGCAGGAGGCGTACGGGGAGACCGAGGGTGCAGCAGGGTACGGCGGCGCCCACTACGGCGCCGGCGGGATGAAGCAAGGCTACAACTACAAGCAGGAGGCGTACGGGGACACCGAGGCTGCTGCAGGGTACGGCGGCGCCCActacggcgccggcggcggtgtGAAGAAGCAAGGAGGCTACAGCTACACGCAGGAGGCGTGCGGGGAGAGCAACGCCGGCTACGGCGCGCACCACGGTGGTGCCGGTGCCGCCGTGCAGACGTACGCCTACGACCAGCAGGCGGCGTACGGCGGCGCCGTCGGTGCCGCCGTGCAGCAGCAGGCCTACAAGCACAAGGACGCCGCTAGTAAGATGAACGGCTCCCAGCAGAAGATGTACGGGTACGGGGAAGCCGCCGTCGACGCAGCAGGGGCGGGGTACGGCGCTCactgcggcggtggcggcgtgcagcagcagcacggcTACCAGAAAGATGCGTACGGgtacggcgccgccgccggtggcaAAGTGAAGAAGAACGGCTACCAGTACCAGGAGGCGTACGGCAGGAGcgacgctggaggatacggcgcTCACTACGGCGGTGCCGGCGGTGGCGCCGTGCAGCAGTACGGCTACCAGCAGAAAGATGcgtacggcggagccaccgccgGTGGCAAAGTGAAGAAGACCGGCTACCAGTACCAGGAGGCGTACGGTGGAACTGGCGCTGGCGCAGGAGGGTACGGCGCTCACTAcggtggtggcgccgccgccgttcagAAGCACCACGGCTACATGCAGGACGTGTACGAGAGCGAGACTGAGAGCGAGAGCGACGAGAGTGACTGCGACGAGGCGTTCCCGCCGCGCGGCGGCGTGCAGCACAGCTACGGGGCGTACAAGCAGGAGAAGCATCACGGGGCTGGCAACCTCGGCGGCGTGCGCCGCTACGAGTCGTACGAGACCCGCGAGGAGCTCGGCGGCGGTCGCCGCTATGAGTCGTACCAGAGCAGCGTCCAGTACacgggcggcagcggcggcggcggcggcagcggctacGCCACGTGCTCCCCGATCAAGAACCGCCACCTCCTTCGCTATGGCGCGTAG
- the LOC8056149 gene encoding uncharacterized protein LOC8056149 isoform X2 — protein MAKPGILGRSAQKSNEGMRIIFSAVVGVMLGYLFGISFPTVNITKLHFPSSIISYIEDRNSGITTQTLLNHAWTSAATHKKNNSASNSDEIPKIYVPTNPKGAERLPPGIVVSETDLYLRRLWGEPSEDLTSKPRYLVTFTVGYAQKANIDAAVRKFSENFTIMLFHYDDRITEWDEFEWSKRAIHVSVRKQTKWWYAKRFLHPDIVARYDYIFIWDEDLGVEHFNAEAYIGLVRKHGLEISQPGLEPDKGLTWQMTKRIGDQEVHKVTEERPGWCSDPHLPPCAAFVEIMATVFSRDAWRCVWHMIQNDLVHGWGLDFALRKCVEPAHEKIGVVDSQWIVHQVVPSLGNQGKAENGKAPWEGVRARCRKEWGIFQTRLTDAEKAYYLAQGITPPKSTVT, from the exons ATGGCAAAGCCTGGAATTTTAGGCCGCAG CGCACAGAAATCAAATGAGGGCATGCGAATCATATTCTCAGCAGTTGTTGGTGTTATGCTAGGGTACTTGTTTGGCATTTCCTTCCCCACAGTTAATATAACAAAG CTTCACTTCCCTTCTAGCATTATCTCCTATATTGAGGACAGAAACTCTGGCATCACAACCCAAACATTATTGAATCATGCATGGACATCTGCAGCTACTCATAAGAAGAACAATTCAGCTTCTAACTCTGATGAAATTCCTAAG ATTTATGTTCCAACAAACCCTAAAGGTGCTGAAAGGCTTCCACCAGGCATTGTAGTGTCTGAAACTGACCTTTATCTCCGGAGATTGTGGGGTGAACCTAGTGAG GATCTTACTAGCAAACCAAGATACCTTGTTACATTTACAGTTGGATACGCTCAAAAGGCAAACATTGATGCAGCAGTGAGAAAG TTTTCAGAGAACTTCACAATTATGTTGTTCCATTATGATGATCGGATAACTGAGTGGGATGAATTTGAGTGGTCAAAAAGGGCCATCCATGTGAGTGTCAGAAAGCAGACTAAATG GTGGTACGCCAAGCGATTTCTACATCCTGACATTGTTGCCCGTTATGACTACATATTTATCTGGGATGAAGATCTCGGTGTTGAACATTTTAATGCAGAGGC GTACATTGGACTTGTTAGGAAGCATGGGCTTGAGATCTCTCAGCCTGGTTTGGAGCCTGATAAAGGTCTGACATGGCAAATGACTAAACGAATAGGTGATCAGGAAGTCCACAA AGTAACTGAGGAGAGGCCTGGCTGGTGTAGCGACCCCCATCTTCCACCATGTGCAGC ATTTGTTGAAATTATGGCAACTGTGTTCTCAAGGGATGCATGGCGCTGTGTATGGCATATGATTCAG AACGACTTGGTCCATGGATGGGGTCTTGATTTTGCTCTTAGGAAATGTGTGGAG CCAGCCCATGAGAAAATTGGAGTCGTTGATTCCCAGTGGATTGTTCATCAAGTCGTCCCATCGCTTGGTAACCAG GGCAAGGCGGAGAATGGAAAAGCGCCATGGGAAGGG GTTAGAGCACGCTGTCGTAAAGAATGGGGGATATTTCAAACAAGGTTGACAGatgctgagaaagcatattACTTGGCGCAAGGGATCACACCACCAAAATCGACAGTAACTTAG